The following proteins are co-located in the Hyalangium minutum genome:
- the mnmE gene encoding tRNA uridine-5-carboxymethylaminomethyl(34) synthesis GTPase MnmE translates to MSVSTIAALATAPAAGAVGIVRLSGPVALEVGRKLAPGVPAEPTPRHAYLTAFVDAEGRTLDEGLFLYFRAPSSFTGEDVVELQAHGGPRLLQLLLARVLEDGRVRPARPGEFTRRAFLHGRLDLARAEAVADLVAADSEAAVRAAAAGLSGALSERIQALEDPLRALHADLEGVLNFPDEAEGADEDASARVAALRAEAQRLLSEAGRGRLVRRGARVVLYGPVNAGKSTLFNRLVGEARALVDDEPGTTRDVLEARVEWEGLALALLDTAGLREAPGRVEALGIARTRESLSGADLAVLVLPPGVSSTEAEAWTREAGATPVLHVAGKCDVEARAVPVSTGEALLRVSGLTGQGVEGLRTTVLSRLWGGGTPSAVALVSERHADALRRACEALARAEEASGVSTLEVVSGEVGLALEALGEVSGTHVSEALLDAIFQRFCIGK, encoded by the coding sequence GTGTCTGTCTCCACCATCGCTGCCCTGGCCACCGCGCCCGCCGCTGGCGCCGTGGGAATTGTCCGGCTGTCTGGGCCCGTGGCGCTCGAGGTGGGCCGCAAGCTGGCCCCCGGAGTGCCCGCCGAGCCCACGCCCCGCCACGCGTACCTGACTGCCTTCGTGGATGCGGAGGGCCGGACGCTCGATGAGGGGCTGTTCCTCTACTTCCGCGCGCCGAGCTCTTTCACCGGAGAGGACGTGGTGGAGCTGCAGGCCCACGGTGGGCCGCGTCTGCTGCAGCTGCTGCTCGCGCGGGTGCTGGAGGATGGGCGCGTGCGCCCGGCTCGGCCCGGAGAGTTCACCCGCCGCGCCTTCCTCCATGGCCGCTTGGACTTGGCGCGCGCGGAGGCCGTGGCGGATCTCGTGGCCGCAGACTCGGAGGCAGCGGTGCGGGCGGCGGCAGCGGGGCTCTCGGGCGCCCTGTCCGAGCGAATCCAGGCTCTGGAGGATCCGCTGCGCGCACTCCACGCGGACCTGGAGGGCGTGCTCAACTTCCCGGACGAGGCCGAGGGCGCGGATGAGGACGCAAGCGCTCGGGTAGCGGCGCTGAGGGCCGAGGCGCAGAGGCTCCTGTCCGAAGCGGGGCGAGGCCGGTTGGTGCGGCGAGGCGCTCGGGTGGTGCTCTACGGGCCGGTGAACGCGGGCAAGTCCACCCTCTTCAACCGGCTGGTGGGCGAGGCGCGGGCGCTCGTGGACGACGAGCCTGGCACCACGCGCGATGTCCTGGAGGCTCGCGTCGAGTGGGAGGGGCTGGCCCTGGCGCTGCTCGACACCGCGGGTCTGCGGGAAGCGCCCGGCCGCGTCGAAGCGCTGGGGATCGCCCGCACGCGTGAGTCCCTCTCCGGCGCGGATCTGGCCGTGCTCGTGCTGCCGCCCGGAGTCTCCTCCACCGAGGCCGAGGCCTGGACGCGCGAGGCGGGCGCCACGCCCGTGCTGCACGTGGCCGGCAAGTGCGACGTGGAGGCCCGCGCCGTGCCTGTCTCGACAGGTGAAGCTCTGCTCCGCGTGAGTGGCCTCACCGGGCAGGGCGTGGAGGGACTGCGGACCACGGTCCTCTCCCGGCTGTGGGGAGGAGGAACGCCCTCCGCGGTGGCGCTCGTTTCTGAACGTCACGCTGACGCGCTGCGCCGCGCCTGTGAGGCCCTTGCACGTGCGGAAGAGGCCAGCGGCGTCTCCACTCTGGAGGTCGTCTCGGGCGAGGTAGGCCTGGCGCTCGAGGCGCTCGGAGAGGTGTCCGGGACGCACGTCTCCGAGGCCCTCCTGGACGCCATCTTCCAGCGCTTCTGCATCGGCAAATAG
- a CDS encoding Uma2 family endonuclease — METRIDQATYSVLNALPLGWVGEIVEDELVASPRPLAAQTRAAFMLGVTLGEQLDQRRGGNGRWCFLRAPELHLGRDVMVPELAGWRRERVAEPMDPSAPFLTLTPDWVCEVVSPVTIALDRTRKLPLYAQHGVSTAWFIDPEARTLEVFQRLKRGWLFAASYEGDALVRAEPFPHVGFELGSLWLPAETEVPLALAVGR; from the coding sequence ATGGAGACCCGCATTGATCAGGCCACGTACTCGGTGCTCAACGCGCTACCCCTGGGGTGGGTGGGCGAGATTGTCGAGGACGAACTCGTCGCCTCGCCTCGCCCCCTGGCCGCCCAGACGCGCGCGGCCTTCATGCTGGGAGTCACGCTCGGGGAGCAGTTGGATCAGCGCCGGGGCGGCAATGGCCGCTGGTGTTTCCTGCGTGCCCCCGAGCTGCACCTGGGCCGCGATGTGATGGTGCCCGAGCTGGCCGGCTGGCGCCGCGAGCGCGTGGCCGAGCCGATGGATCCGAGCGCTCCCTTCCTCACCCTCACGCCCGACTGGGTGTGCGAGGTTGTCTCTCCGGTGACGATTGCCTTGGATCGCACGCGCAAGCTGCCGCTGTACGCGCAGCACGGCGTGTCCACCGCGTGGTTCATTGATCCGGAGGCACGCACGCTCGAGGTGTTCCAGCGTCTCAAGCGCGGCTGGCTCTTTGCTGCTTCCTACGAGGGAGACGCGCTGGTGCGCGCCGAGCCCTTCCCTCACGTGGGGTTCGAGCTGGGCTCGCTCTGGCTGCCCGCCGAGACCGAGGTTCCGCTGGCGCTGGCCGTCGGGCGGTAG
- a CDS encoding cysteine dioxygenase yields MPIFRGVYDVALEDVLRCLREEVHGACGAVKVGQRLEGVLVRPESLGPYLHFRRGRYTRNLVYRDPRFEVVLNCWDAGISSPIHDHAEQECWFSIQAGTFLLEDYPLLAGGREPGYALLGKPRPSEAVGPGHVDYRGPLDSIHRVTALQGPAVTLHVYASPVEQCLVFDVRRQRCATRQLCYHSVFGRPVEARPSAELPGRL; encoded by the coding sequence ATGCCCATCTTCCGGGGCGTGTACGACGTTGCTCTCGAAGACGTGCTCCGGTGCCTGAGGGAAGAGGTCCACGGAGCCTGCGGTGCGGTGAAGGTCGGTCAACGGCTGGAGGGAGTCCTCGTGCGTCCGGAGTCGCTGGGGCCCTACCTCCACTTCCGGCGGGGGCGCTACACGCGCAACCTCGTGTACCGGGATCCTCGCTTCGAGGTGGTGCTCAACTGCTGGGATGCGGGCATCTCCTCGCCCATCCACGACCATGCCGAGCAGGAGTGCTGGTTCAGCATCCAGGCCGGCACCTTCCTGCTCGAGGACTACCCGCTGCTGGCTGGAGGCCGCGAGCCGGGCTATGCCCTGCTGGGCAAGCCGCGCCCCTCGGAGGCGGTGGGGCCAGGCCACGTGGACTACCGGGGACCGCTGGACTCCATCCACCGCGTCACCGCGCTGCAGGGCCCGGCCGTCACCCTGCACGTCTACGCGTCGCCCGTGGAGCAGTGCCTGGTGTTCGATGTGCGCCGCCAGCGCTGTGCCACCCGCCAGCTCTGCTACCACTCCGTCTTCGGCCGCCCCGTGGAGGCCCGGCCCAGCGCAGAGCTGCCCGGACGGCTCTAA
- the sppA gene encoding signal peptide peptidase SppA, which produces MKRFIVGALATIGALSILGFFGFIFLIVIAASSKPSVPSNLVLELDLSHPLAEQAPEDSLAGAFGNPETTMRDVLDALEKGAKDDRVKALLVRVEQVGGLASAQELRDAVKAFRASGKKAIAFTDSFGEGGNGTGAYYLAAAFDEVYIQPSGDVNLTGLAMETPFARDMFAKVGVQPHIGQRYEYKNAVNTYTEQNFTAPHKEAMEKLLGSMYGQIVRGISEDRKLSEDEVKGLIDRAPLLGQAALEAKLVDGLLYRDQVLEKVKKEAGEGAKLLFVDKYVERAGRPHTTGDSTIALVYGVGGISRGKSSSNPLSGDQTFGGDSVALALRKATEDERVKAIVFRVDSPGGSYVASDTVRREVQRAREKGKPVIVSMATYAASGGYFVSMEADKIVAQPGTLTGSIGVFGGKMVTADFWSKVGVNWETIAFGKDATLYSTDSDFTPEQLSKNDAMLDRIYMDFTQKAAEGRHLPLEQLQSLARGRVWTGEDAKANKLVDELGGLPKALELAKDAAKISKDAEVRVQVYPRKKEAAELLSELLGGGAGDNSEDERNAHVSVATPWAPVLEQTQALYRLGVKMGLVRSQQQALSAPLPETRW; this is translated from the coding sequence ATGAAACGCTTCATCGTCGGCGCCCTGGCCACCATTGGTGCCCTGTCGATTCTGGGCTTCTTCGGCTTCATCTTCCTGATTGTCATCGCCGCATCGAGCAAGCCCAGCGTGCCGAGCAACCTGGTGCTCGAGCTGGACTTGTCCCATCCCCTGGCCGAGCAGGCGCCGGAGGACTCGCTGGCGGGTGCGTTCGGCAACCCGGAGACCACCATGCGCGACGTGCTGGACGCGCTGGAGAAGGGCGCCAAGGACGACCGGGTGAAGGCGCTCCTGGTGCGCGTGGAGCAGGTGGGCGGTCTGGCCTCGGCGCAGGAGCTGCGCGACGCGGTGAAGGCCTTCCGAGCCAGCGGCAAGAAGGCCATCGCCTTCACGGACAGCTTTGGCGAGGGCGGCAACGGCACCGGCGCCTACTACCTGGCCGCCGCGTTCGATGAAGTTTACATCCAGCCCTCAGGCGACGTGAACCTCACGGGCCTGGCGATGGAGACGCCGTTCGCGCGCGACATGTTCGCCAAGGTGGGCGTGCAGCCGCACATCGGCCAGCGCTACGAGTACAAGAACGCCGTCAACACCTATACCGAGCAGAACTTCACCGCTCCCCACAAGGAGGCCATGGAGAAGCTGCTGGGCAGCATGTACGGCCAGATTGTCCGGGGCATCTCCGAGGACCGGAAGCTCAGCGAGGACGAGGTGAAGGGGCTCATCGACCGCGCTCCGCTGCTGGGCCAGGCGGCGCTGGAGGCCAAGCTGGTGGACGGGCTGCTCTACCGCGACCAGGTGCTGGAGAAGGTGAAGAAGGAGGCGGGCGAGGGCGCCAAGCTGCTCTTCGTGGACAAGTACGTGGAGCGCGCGGGCCGGCCGCACACCACGGGGGATTCGACGATTGCGCTGGTGTACGGCGTGGGCGGCATCTCCCGCGGCAAGAGCAGCTCCAACCCGCTGAGCGGGGACCAGACGTTCGGCGGAGACAGCGTGGCGCTGGCGCTGCGCAAGGCGACGGAGGACGAGCGGGTGAAGGCCATCGTCTTCCGCGTGGACAGCCCGGGCGGCAGCTACGTGGCCAGCGACACCGTGCGCCGCGAGGTGCAGCGCGCCCGCGAGAAGGGCAAGCCCGTCATCGTCTCCATGGCCACCTACGCGGCCAGCGGCGGCTACTTCGTGTCCATGGAGGCGGACAAGATTGTGGCCCAGCCGGGCACCCTTACGGGGAGCATCGGCGTGTTCGGCGGGAAGATGGTGACGGCGGACTTCTGGTCCAAGGTGGGGGTGAACTGGGAGACCATCGCCTTCGGCAAGGACGCCACCCTCTACAGCACCGACAGCGACTTCACCCCGGAGCAGCTGTCGAAGAACGACGCCATGCTGGACCGCATCTACATGGACTTCACGCAGAAGGCGGCCGAGGGGCGCCACCTGCCGCTGGAGCAGCTCCAGTCCCTGGCCCGAGGCCGGGTGTGGACGGGCGAGGACGCCAAGGCGAACAAGCTGGTGGACGAGCTGGGCGGCCTGCCCAAGGCGCTGGAGCTGGCCAAGGACGCGGCGAAGATTTCCAAGGACGCCGAGGTGCGCGTCCAGGTGTACCCGCGCAAGAAGGAGGCCGCGGAGCTCCTCTCCGAGCTGCTCGGCGGTGGCGCGGGGGACAACAGCGAGGATGAGCGCAACGCCCACGTCTCCGTGGCCACCCCCTGGGCTCCCGTGCTGGAGCAGACCCAGGCGCTGTACCGGCTGGGGGTGAAGATGGGGCTGGTGCGCTCGCAGCAGCAGGCCCTCAGCGCCCCGCTGCCGGAGACTCGGTGGTAG
- a CDS encoding M16 family metallopeptidase, with protein sequence MRRAPLSLFTALLLAVSPTLALAQAPGATVQKAQASKAASPAQAKPGPLAPVASVEGINEYRLPNGLRVVLFPDPTKPTVTVNVTYFVGSKHEGYGEAGMAHLLEHLLFKGTPTTGNIPQALTERGARPNGTTWLDRTNYFETLPASDANLSWALTFEADRMVNSFIAKKDLDSEMTVVRNELERGENDPHSVLLRRVMSSAYLFHNYGKPTIGTRADVENVPIDRLQAFYRKYYRPDNAMLVVAGRFEEAKALQLIQNTFGKLKLPAQPVPRTYTEEPTQDGEREVTLRRVGETGALISTYHVPEGAHPDFAAIDVLTEVLGDTPSGRLYKALVEPKKAARAFAYNLQLQDPGVLVFRAQLREGQSMEAAREVLVKTVEEAARTPFTAEEVNRAKTSLLKQVELILNDSERSAILLSEWAAIGDWRLFFLHRDRIEAVKPEDVTRVAATYLKTSNRTLGEFIPTPKPDRAEMPPRVDMAAMLKGYQGRAAVAQGEAFDPSPANIEARVQRSQLPGGLKLALLPKKTRGEMVSVALNLRWGTEKAVMGKEYSANMAGSLLLRGTKTKTRQQLQDAFDRLKARVSVDGGPMGASVSVETKRENLPEVLRLVAEVLREPAFDAQEFALLQQERLAGMEKSRSEPDTQGTYAYRRLLGSQYPKGHPYYAPTVEEDLAGVKGVTLEQVRAFYRDFYGASNGELGAVGDFEPKELSALVGELFNGWKSPSPYVRIPQTFNDVGAKAQALETPDKANAFFMAGQNLQLKDDDQDWPALMVGNFMFGGGFLNSRLATRIRQKDGLSYGVGSGLNAGAVDPVGSFYAYAIYAPQNAEKLEAALREELSLALEKGFKPEELEKARAGLLEYRQTGRAQDGGLARTLANYLFLGRTLDYDAQLEQRMAKLTPDDVRQALARHVDAKKLTVVKAGDFEGAKKKEKAPVPANAAP encoded by the coding sequence ATGCGACGTGCCCCCCTGTCCCTCTTCACCGCCCTGCTGCTCGCGGTGTCCCCCACCCTGGCCCTGGCTCAGGCCCCGGGCGCCACCGTCCAGAAGGCTCAAGCCTCGAAGGCCGCTTCCCCGGCCCAGGCGAAGCCGGGCCCGCTTGCCCCCGTGGCGAGCGTCGAGGGCATCAACGAGTACCGCCTGCCCAACGGGCTGCGCGTCGTGCTCTTCCCAGACCCCACGAAGCCCACCGTCACGGTGAACGTGACGTACTTCGTCGGCAGCAAGCACGAGGGCTACGGCGAGGCCGGCATGGCCCACCTGCTCGAGCACCTGCTGTTCAAGGGCACTCCCACCACGGGGAACATTCCGCAGGCGCTCACCGAGCGCGGTGCGCGCCCCAACGGCACCACGTGGCTGGACCGGACCAACTACTTCGAGACGCTGCCGGCCTCGGACGCGAACCTTTCGTGGGCGTTGACCTTCGAAGCGGACCGCATGGTCAACAGCTTCATCGCCAAGAAGGACCTGGACAGCGAGATGACGGTGGTGCGCAACGAGCTGGAGCGCGGGGAGAATGATCCGCACTCGGTGCTGCTGCGCCGGGTGATGAGCTCCGCGTACCTGTTCCACAACTATGGCAAGCCCACCATCGGCACGCGCGCGGACGTGGAGAACGTGCCGATTGACCGGCTCCAGGCGTTCTACCGGAAGTACTACCGGCCGGATAACGCGATGCTCGTGGTGGCCGGCCGCTTCGAGGAGGCCAAGGCGCTGCAGCTCATCCAGAACACGTTCGGCAAGCTGAAGCTGCCCGCGCAGCCCGTGCCCCGCACCTACACCGAGGAGCCCACCCAGGACGGCGAGCGCGAGGTGACGCTGCGCCGCGTGGGCGAGACGGGAGCGCTCATCTCCACCTACCACGTGCCCGAGGGCGCCCACCCGGACTTCGCCGCCATCGACGTGCTCACCGAGGTGCTCGGCGACACGCCGTCGGGGCGGCTCTACAAGGCGCTGGTGGAGCCGAAGAAGGCCGCGCGCGCGTTCGCGTACAACCTGCAGCTGCAGGATCCGGGTGTGCTCGTCTTCCGGGCGCAGCTGCGTGAAGGCCAGTCCATGGAGGCCGCGCGGGAGGTGCTGGTGAAGACGGTGGAGGAGGCCGCTCGGACGCCGTTCACCGCCGAGGAGGTGAACCGCGCGAAGACGAGCCTGCTCAAGCAGGTGGAGCTGATCCTCAACGACTCGGAGCGCTCGGCCATCCTGCTCTCGGAGTGGGCCGCCATCGGTGACTGGCGCCTGTTCTTCCTGCACCGGGACCGCATCGAGGCCGTGAAGCCCGAGGATGTGACGCGCGTGGCGGCCACGTACCTGAAGACGTCGAACCGGACGCTGGGCGAGTTCATCCCGACGCCGAAGCCGGACCGCGCGGAGATGCCGCCGCGGGTGGACATGGCCGCGATGCTGAAGGGCTACCAGGGCCGCGCCGCCGTGGCGCAAGGCGAGGCGTTCGACCCGTCGCCTGCGAACATCGAGGCGCGCGTGCAGCGCTCGCAGTTGCCCGGTGGGCTGAAGCTGGCGCTGCTGCCCAAGAAGACGCGCGGAGAGATGGTGAGCGTGGCGCTCAACCTGCGCTGGGGCACCGAGAAGGCGGTGATGGGCAAGGAGTACTCAGCGAACATGGCGGGCTCGCTGCTCTTGCGCGGGACGAAGACGAAGACCCGCCAGCAGCTCCAGGACGCGTTCGACCGGCTCAAGGCGCGGGTGAGCGTGGACGGTGGGCCCATGGGTGCGTCCGTCTCGGTGGAGACGAAGCGCGAGAACCTGCCCGAGGTGCTGCGGCTGGTGGCCGAGGTGCTGCGAGAGCCCGCCTTCGACGCGCAGGAGTTCGCGCTGCTGCAGCAGGAGCGGCTCGCGGGGATGGAGAAGTCCCGCTCGGAGCCGGACACGCAGGGCACCTATGCGTACCGCCGGCTGCTGGGCAGCCAGTACCCCAAGGGCCACCCGTACTACGCGCCCACGGTGGAGGAGGACCTCGCCGGAGTGAAGGGCGTGACGCTGGAGCAGGTGCGCGCGTTCTACCGTGACTTCTATGGGGCCTCGAATGGCGAGCTGGGCGCGGTGGGTGACTTCGAGCCGAAGGAGCTCTCGGCGCTGGTGGGCGAGCTGTTCAACGGGTGGAAGAGCCCGTCGCCCTACGTGCGAATTCCGCAGACTTTCAACGACGTGGGCGCGAAGGCCCAGGCCCTGGAGACGCCGGACAAGGCCAACGCCTTCTTCATGGCCGGGCAGAACCTCCAGCTGAAGGACGATGATCAGGACTGGCCGGCGCTGATGGTGGGCAACTTCATGTTCGGGGGAGGCTTCCTGAACTCGCGGCTGGCCACGCGCATCCGCCAGAAGGACGGCCTGTCCTATGGAGTGGGCAGCGGCCTCAACGCGGGGGCGGTGGATCCGGTGGGCTCGTTCTACGCCTACGCCATCTACGCGCCGCAGAACGCCGAGAAGCTGGAGGCCGCGCTGCGCGAGGAGCTGAGCCTGGCGCTGGAGAAGGGCTTCAAGCCCGAGGAGCTGGAGAAGGCGCGCGCGGGCCTGCTGGAGTACCGGCAGACGGGGCGTGCGCAGGACGGAGGGCTGGCGCGGACGCTGGCCAACTACCTGTTCCTCGGGAGGACGCTGGACTACGACGCCCAGCTCGAGCAGCGCATGGCGAAGCTGACGCCCGACGACGTGCGCCAGGCGCTCGCGCGGCACGTGGATGCCAAGAAGCTCACCGTGGTGAAGGCGGGAGACTTCGAGGGGGCGAAGAAGAAGGAGAAGGCGCCGGTTCCCGCGAACGCCGCGCCCTGA
- a CDS encoding serine/threonine-protein kinase, translating to MQQLGKYQLIRKLATGGMAEVFLAKAAGPMGFEKTLVVKRILPHLAEDPAFVEMFLSEAKLAAQLNHPHIVQIFDFGEADGEYFLAMEYIDGPNLRVLLKRAQTAGLELPPAVCARLIASACEGLAFAHDFADPETGEPIGLIHRDISPDNILVSRQGAVKVVDFGIAKSASQGHKTQSGVIKGKLAYMPPEQIRAKALDRRVDVYALGVVLYELVTGCKPFESETDASTMQAILFEPMVPAAQHRPDLSEPLLRILDRALAKDREQRYPDCLALAADLEEFILSVGKPVTTQHIVQLIAQVSPSSDSPMPTPHGTPRGGSGPRSSATPAHTPVPATGGGTGPRSSGSGLRSSTKSAPLDPTLLKGQQAPAQPLSEPEPIVVERTQQLETPDAAPSKKAPPPEASPGKRMAIPAALVAVLLLGGGGYWLSRSGPTPPPVTPPIVADTPPVKEAPPTPKPEELAQTPTPETPPENTPPPETQPPEVATAPETPTPESEPTTPKTQTPKTRTGSKTAKSGGKGTLAFRVRPFATIFINGKNYGQTPFDAVELPSGTYTVKFVNEELKKTKIQQVELKPGENKIVKLNLEE from the coding sequence ATGCAGCAGCTCGGCAAGTACCAGTTGATCCGCAAGCTCGCCACTGGCGGCATGGCCGAAGTCTTCCTCGCCAAGGCCGCAGGCCCCATGGGCTTCGAGAAGACGCTCGTCGTCAAGCGCATCCTCCCGCACCTCGCCGAGGACCCCGCCTTCGTCGAGATGTTCCTCTCCGAGGCCAAGCTCGCCGCCCAGCTCAACCACCCCCACATCGTTCAGATCTTCGACTTCGGTGAGGCCGACGGCGAGTACTTCCTCGCCATGGAGTACATCGACGGGCCCAACCTCCGTGTGCTCCTCAAGCGCGCCCAGACCGCCGGTCTCGAGCTACCTCCCGCCGTCTGCGCCCGGCTCATCGCCTCGGCCTGCGAGGGGCTCGCCTTCGCCCACGACTTCGCCGACCCCGAGACGGGCGAGCCGATCGGCCTCATCCACCGCGACATCAGCCCGGACAACATCCTCGTGTCGCGCCAGGGCGCCGTGAAGGTGGTGGACTTCGGCATCGCCAAGTCCGCCAGCCAAGGCCACAAGACGCAGAGCGGCGTCATCAAAGGCAAGCTCGCGTACATGCCCCCCGAGCAGATCCGCGCCAAGGCCCTGGACCGGCGCGTGGATGTGTATGCGCTCGGCGTGGTGCTCTACGAGCTCGTCACCGGCTGCAAGCCGTTCGAGTCCGAGACGGATGCCAGCACCATGCAGGCCATCCTCTTCGAGCCCATGGTGCCTGCCGCGCAACACCGGCCGGATCTCTCCGAGCCCCTCCTGCGCATCCTCGATCGCGCGCTGGCCAAGGATCGCGAGCAGCGTTACCCGGACTGCCTCGCGCTCGCGGCGGACCTGGAGGAGTTCATCCTCTCCGTGGGCAAGCCCGTGACGACCCAGCACATCGTCCAGCTGATCGCCCAGGTGTCGCCCAGCTCCGACTCGCCGATGCCCACGCCTCACGGCACGCCGCGCGGCGGCAGCGGGCCTCGGTCCTCCGCGACTCCGGCTCACACGCCCGTCCCGGCCACCGGCGGTGGCACCGGTCCCCGCTCCAGTGGTTCGGGCTTGAGGTCCTCGACGAAGTCCGCGCCGCTGGATCCCACGCTCCTGAAGGGTCAGCAGGCGCCCGCTCAGCCTCTCTCAGAGCCCGAGCCCATCGTCGTCGAGCGCACCCAGCAGCTGGAGACGCCCGACGCAGCCCCTTCCAAGAAGGCACCGCCTCCGGAGGCCTCTCCTGGAAAGAGGATGGCGATCCCCGCCGCGCTCGTGGCCGTGCTGCTCCTGGGGGGCGGTGGCTACTGGCTGTCACGCTCGGGCCCGACACCGCCCCCGGTGACACCGCCCATCGTCGCGGACACTCCTCCGGTGAAGGAGGCGCCTCCCACGCCCAAGCCGGAGGAGCTCGCGCAGACGCCCACGCCCGAGACGCCTCCCGAGAACACGCCACCCCCGGAGACACAGCCGCCAGAGGTGGCCACGGCGCCCGAGACGCCCACGCCGGAGTCCGAGCCCACGACGCCCAAGACCCAAACGCCCAAGACTCGGACGGGCTCGAAGACGGCCAAGTCCGGAGGCAAGGGGACCCTGGCGTTCCGTGTCCGCCCGTTCGCCACCATCTTCATCAACGGGAAGAACTACGGGCAGACGCCCTTTGACGCGGTGGAGCTGCCCTCGGGTACCTACACCGTGAAGTTCGTCAACGAAGAGCTCAAGAAGACCAAGATCCAACAGGTGGAGCTCAAGCCGGGCGAGAACAAGATCGTCAAGCTCAACCTCGAAGAGTAG